Proteins encoded in a region of the Sporocytophaga myxococcoides DSM 11118 genome:
- a CDS encoding DUF4345 domain-containing protein — translation MKNLKSVKIFLFAAGLIGMIIGASLLIIPIAFEASAGIRLDNEVNILSEVRAPGGTLMAAGILIASGAFVSGMTYISIVLAALFYLSYGLSRTISIILDGLPTDTLVMATVSEIIIGLISLYLLFKFPKPQYERFNQ, via the coding sequence ATGAAAAATTTAAAATCAGTCAAAATATTTTTGTTTGCTGCAGGCTTGATCGGGATGATAATTGGAGCTTCTCTACTAATAATTCCCATTGCATTTGAAGCATCTGCTGGTATTCGCCTTGACAACGAGGTAAATATTCTAAGTGAGGTAAGAGCTCCCGGAGGAACTTTAATGGCTGCAGGAATACTAATCGCCTCTGGAGCCTTTGTATCTGGCATGACATATATTTCTATTGTATTGGCAGCATTATTCTATTTATCTTATGGCTTATCAAGAACGATCAGTATAATATTAGATGGATTACCTACCGATACCCTCGTGATGGCAACCGTGAGTGAAATTATTATAGGATTAATCAGCTTATATCTATTATTTAAGTTTCCAAAGCCTCAATATGAGAGGTTTAATCAATAA
- a CDS encoding DUF2490 domain-containing protein yields the protein MKQVFLSIFITLLFVSFDMQAQTSTKQTHEREQLWLGYFNQTRLSNHWGLWLDLHYRQTDHFVERPFQLLIRPALTYFVSDNFRLNLGYAFVDHFPGKGLNTIRPENRTWQQIWWRQKYVRFQTLQWIRLEERFSKKVVNDKLQNSTSFNFRLRYNLSLFVPLKGKDIVAKTPFFILMDEVFVNFGKNIVYNYFDQNRFFIGFGYQFTPHLNVHLGYMNVFQQEASGNKYISTNAVRLFVFHSLDFRKHDE from the coding sequence ATGAAGCAGGTATTTTTATCTATTTTTATCACTTTGTTGTTTGTATCCTTTGATATGCAAGCGCAGACATCGACGAAACAAACACATGAAAGGGAACAATTATGGCTAGGTTATTTTAATCAGACCAGATTGTCAAATCACTGGGGACTCTGGTTGGATCTACATTATAGGCAGACAGATCATTTTGTTGAGAGGCCTTTTCAATTGTTGATAAGACCAGCTTTAACTTATTTTGTCAGCGACAATTTCAGATTAAATCTGGGATATGCTTTTGTAGATCACTTCCCTGGAAAAGGCTTAAATACAATACGCCCGGAAAATCGGACATGGCAGCAGATATGGTGGAGGCAGAAGTATGTCAGGTTTCAGACATTGCAATGGATAAGACTTGAAGAAAGATTTTCCAAAAAGGTAGTTAATGACAAGTTACAAAATTCAACATCATTCAATTTCAGGCTCAGATATAATTTATCTTTATTCGTTCCTCTGAAAGGTAAAGATATTGTTGCAAAAACACCATTCTTTATACTTATGGATGAAGTGTTTGTAAACTTTGGGAAAAATATAGTCTATAATTATTTTGATCAGAACAGGTTCTTTATAGGATTTGGATATCAGTTTACTCCTCATCTCAATGTTCATTTAGGTTATATGAATGTCTTTCAACAGGAAGCTTCAGGAAATAAGTATATTTCAACGAATGCAGTGCGGCTATTTGTTTTCCACTCATTGGATTTCAGAAAGCATGATGAATAA
- a CDS encoding AraC family transcriptional regulator, which translates to MEFHLYIKNMVCNRCIKVVKDELEKLSINVKDIRLGEVILDSPKEPDMPKIKEVLEENGFELLEDKKVKLVEKIKTLLIEQIHHHEGELDVNYSEFLAKEVGKDYHTLSNLFSSIENLTIEKYIILQKIEKVKEYLIYNELTLSELAYKLGYSSVAHLSNQFKQITGFSPSEFKKLKAHQRKPLDDIS; encoded by the coding sequence ATGGAATTTCATTTATACATCAAAAATATGGTTTGTAATCGCTGTATCAAAGTGGTTAAGGATGAGTTGGAAAAGCTTTCCATAAATGTTAAAGATATACGTTTGGGAGAAGTAATACTCGATTCTCCTAAAGAACCTGATATGCCTAAAATAAAGGAAGTCCTGGAAGAAAATGGATTCGAATTACTGGAAGATAAGAAGGTTAAACTAGTTGAGAAAATTAAAACACTTCTGATCGAACAGATACATCATCATGAAGGAGAGCTTGATGTTAACTATTCTGAATTTCTGGCAAAGGAAGTGGGAAAGGATTATCATACCTTATCTAATTTATTTTCTTCAATAGAAAACCTTACAATTGAGAAATATATAATCCTGCAAAAAATAGAAAAGGTAAAAGAATATTTAATATATAACGAGCTTACCTTGAGTGAATTGGCATATAAGTTAGGATATAGCAGTGTAGCACACCTCAGTAATCAGTTCAAACAGATAACTGGTTTTTCTCCTTCTGAATTTAAAAAGCTTAAAGCGCACCAGCGCAAGCCTCTGGACGATATAAGTTGA
- a CDS encoding arylsulfatase yields MKRKNLNLNRYQLPIPKIYPKTVTPLDIRNAPKPDPIEELRPPKDAPNILIVLIDDMGFGANSAFGGPCYMPNAEKLAQNGLKYNRFHTTALCSPTRAALLSGRNHHSVNMAGITESATPNPGYNSVRPESMATIAQTLVMNGYNTAAFGKMHQTPVWETSIAGPFDRWPTGEGFEKFYGFLGGETNQWNPSLIADTIPIDAPNDPEYHFSVDITNKAINYIRQQKTMVPDKPFFVYLAFGATHAPHHAPKEWIEKYKGKFDHGWDKQREITLEKQKALGVVPKDCVLSARPQEIPAWDSLNENEKTTASRLMEAYAGFAEHTDHQVGRLLSTLQEIEALDNTLIFYILGDNGASGEGGINGSVNEMAALNNSPDTTENILNHLDDIGTPMAYNHYPVGWAHAMDTPYQWTKQIASHWGGTRTGMITHWPNGIASKNEIRQQWCHVIDVVPTILEAAKIPHPQFVNGIQQDPIEGISFGYSFDDPQAPDRHTTQYFEIFSNRGIYNEGWSACTIHSIPWVLSGTNKNFNDDYWELYAPGDWSQAYNVASEYPEKLKELQALFLIEASKYKVFPLDDRKAERFNSDLAGRPDLLQGRTSMTLYPGMSHLNENTVLNIKNKSFSVTAEVELKDDTANGAIIAQGGRFAGWSLYMKNGYPVFCYNWFNRQHYYIGSREQLNAGKHFIHFEFKYDGGGIGKGGTGILYADDHELAQGRIENTIPFVFSADDFMDIGKDSGAPVTEDYGSYQGVFTGTINWVKINIGSEVNDDPVGKEHAYLVRQ; encoded by the coding sequence ATGAAACGAAAAAACCTTAACTTAAACAGATACCAACTCCCAATACCTAAAATCTATCCTAAGACAGTAACTCCTCTGGATATTCGCAATGCTCCCAAGCCTGATCCTATAGAAGAACTAAGGCCACCTAAGGATGCTCCTAATATCCTAATCGTGCTGATCGATGATATGGGTTTCGGTGCTAACAGTGCTTTCGGGGGACCATGCTACATGCCTAATGCAGAAAAGCTTGCTCAGAATGGACTAAAGTACAATCGTTTCCATACTACAGCATTATGCTCTCCCACGAGAGCAGCACTACTTTCAGGAAGGAATCATCATTCCGTTAATATGGCTGGAATCACGGAAAGCGCCACACCTAATCCAGGTTATAATTCAGTGAGGCCTGAAAGTATGGCTACAATTGCACAAACCCTTGTTATGAATGGATACAATACTGCTGCATTCGGAAAAATGCATCAAACTCCAGTATGGGAAACGAGCATCGCCGGGCCATTCGATCGTTGGCCTACAGGAGAAGGTTTTGAAAAATTTTATGGATTCTTAGGAGGAGAAACCAACCAATGGAATCCTTCTTTGATAGCAGACACCATCCCTATTGATGCTCCGAATGATCCTGAATACCATTTTAGTGTTGATATTACCAATAAAGCGATTAACTACATCAGACAGCAAAAGACAATGGTTCCGGATAAACCATTCTTTGTCTACCTGGCATTCGGGGCTACACATGCTCCCCACCATGCACCAAAGGAATGGATAGAAAAATACAAAGGAAAATTCGATCATGGATGGGATAAGCAAAGGGAAATTACCCTTGAAAAACAGAAAGCCCTCGGCGTTGTTCCGAAGGATTGTGTTTTATCTGCAAGACCGCAAGAAATACCTGCTTGGGATAGTCTGAATGAAAATGAGAAGACGACAGCCTCAAGACTCATGGAAGCGTATGCCGGATTTGCAGAGCATACTGATCATCAAGTGGGAAGATTATTATCTACACTACAAGAAATTGAAGCTTTGGACAATACCTTAATATTCTACATACTCGGAGATAATGGAGCTAGCGGTGAAGGAGGCATTAATGGAAGTGTAAACGAAATGGCAGCATTGAATAATTCTCCGGATACAACTGAAAATATTTTGAATCATTTAGACGACATAGGAACTCCTATGGCTTATAATCACTATCCTGTTGGTTGGGCTCATGCTATGGATACACCATACCAATGGACCAAACAGATTGCATCACATTGGGGAGGAACAAGAACAGGAATGATTACTCATTGGCCCAATGGTATAGCTTCAAAGAACGAAATACGCCAACAGTGGTGCCATGTCATTGATGTGGTCCCTACAATACTAGAAGCAGCTAAGATACCACATCCTCAGTTTGTTAATGGCATTCAGCAGGATCCTATAGAAGGTATAAGTTTTGGATATAGCTTCGATGATCCGCAAGCTCCGGACAGACATACCACTCAATACTTCGAAATTTTCTCCAACAGAGGTATATACAATGAAGGATGGTCAGCTTGTACTATTCATTCTATCCCTTGGGTTCTTAGCGGAACGAATAAAAATTTTAATGATGATTATTGGGAACTTTACGCCCCAGGTGATTGGAGCCAGGCTTATAATGTGGCATCTGAATATCCTGAAAAACTTAAAGAACTTCAGGCATTGTTCCTGATTGAGGCATCCAAATATAAAGTTTTCCCCCTAGATGACAGAAAAGCAGAACGTTTCAATTCAGACCTTGCCGGCAGACCCGATCTTCTGCAGGGCCGTACATCTATGACATTGTATCCTGGTATGAGCCATCTGAATGAGAACACTGTTCTTAACATAAAAAATAAATCATTTTCAGTTACAGCTGAAGTTGAACTTAAAGATGATACTGCTAACGGCGCTATAATAGCCCAAGGAGGAAGATTTGCTGGTTGGTCACTTTATATGAAAAACGGCTATCCCGTTTTCTGTTATAACTGGTTTAACAGACAACATTATTACATTGGCAGCAGAGAACAACTTAATGCTGGAAAACACTTTATACACTTCGAATTCAAATATGATGGTGGCGGAATTGGTAAAGGAGGAACAGGGATTTTATATGCAGACGATCATGAATTAGCTCAGGGACGTATTGAAAATACTATTCCATTTGTATTCTCTGCTGATGATTTTATGGATATAGGAAAAGATTCAGGAGCTCCGGTTACCGAAGATTATGGTTCTTATCAGGGAGTTTTTACAGGCACTATAAACTGGGTAAAAATCAACATCGGCTCTGAAGTAAATGATGATCCTGTTGGGAAGGAACACGCATATTTGGTAAGACAATAA
- a CDS encoding chromate resistance protein ChrB domain-containing protein has translation MKWITRERPKIDRIACPWLISRFIDDSPEFVFVPTNQVIEKASELNAIPYDIPGVEYTHEGDKCTFDYFLKKHEIQDKALFRLALIVRAADTDRYDLAPQASGLFAISAGLSYNFKNDHEMLKQGMIIYDALYSWCKHVSEETHGWEFKGI, from the coding sequence ATGAAGTGGATAACAAGAGAACGCCCCAAAATAGACAGGATTGCTTGTCCCTGGTTGATCAGCAGGTTTATTGATGATTCGCCTGAATTCGTATTCGTTCCGACAAACCAGGTAATAGAAAAAGCAAGTGAGCTCAATGCGATTCCTTATGATATCCCCGGAGTTGAGTATACACATGAAGGTGATAAATGTACTTTTGATTATTTCTTGAAAAAACATGAGATTCAGGATAAGGCATTATTCAGGCTTGCGTTAATAGTAAGAGCTGCTGATACAGACCGTTATGATCTGGCACCTCAGGCCTCCGGACTATTTGCAATATCAGCTGGCTTGTCTTATAATTTTAAAAATGATCATGAAATGTTAAAACAGGGAATGATTATTTATGATGCTCTATACAGCTGGTGTAAGCATGTAAGTGAAGAAACGCATGGGTGGGAATTTAAAGGAATTTAA
- a CDS encoding DoxX family protein has translation MIKGEKKSVLLNITLWLAQILLVAGFTWAGAMKLFKPAEELAAMWPWTAAHPGLVNFTGILDILAGLGLVLPALLRRVSKFTVYIALATIVLMIAAIIFHISRGEVAQIGVNIFFAVTSAFIAWGRNVKAHISAR, from the coding sequence ATGATTAAAGGAGAAAAGAAATCTGTATTACTGAATATTACTTTATGGCTTGCGCAGATCCTGTTAGTTGCTGGGTTCACCTGGGCTGGAGCAATGAAATTGTTTAAACCAGCAGAAGAACTTGCTGCTATGTGGCCATGGACAGCAGCCCATCCAGGTCTGGTAAATTTTACCGGTATATTGGATATCCTGGCAGGACTAGGCCTTGTACTTCCGGCTTTATTGAGGAGAGTTTCAAAGTTTACTGTTTATATAGCATTGGCAACTATTGTATTGATGATTGCTGCAATTATTTTTCACATTTCAAGAGGAGAAGTAGCTCAGATAGGTGTGAATATTTTCTTTGCTGTAACTTCTGCATTTATAGCATGGGGGAGAAATGTTAAGGCCCATATAAGTGCCAGATGA
- a CDS encoding winged helix-turn-helix transcriptional regulator: protein MLAKGSCPKTMLSIRDALEALEGKWKLLILFSLSNGPKRFKQISKDVGSITDKTLSKELKSLETNKLIKREVYDTFPPTVEYSITPHGLSLEKVLDELHYWGLSHRKKVIGK from the coding sequence ATGCTTGCAAAAGGTAGTTGTCCCAAAACAATGTTGTCTATCAGAGATGCTCTGGAAGCACTTGAAGGAAAATGGAAGTTACTGATTCTATTTTCATTATCAAACGGACCGAAACGATTCAAACAAATCTCTAAGGATGTTGGCAGTATTACAGATAAAACTTTATCTAAGGAGTTAAAAAGTCTGGAAACCAACAAACTGATTAAACGAGAAGTTTATGACACATTTCCTCCGACTGTGGAATATTCCATTACTCCCCATGGTTTGTCACTGGAAAAAGTTCTGGACGAGCTGCATTATTGGGGATTGTCTCATCGCAAAAAAGTTATTGGCAAATAA
- a CDS encoding heavy-metal-associated domain-containing protein, with product MKTKFFLFTFLIFSGFTSIAQFKSARIGIDGLTCSMCSNSVEKLLLQLDFVESVKMDLNTNEATINFRKKYKTDFKKVSQKIYDSGFSVREISTSLNFDTISLEGNSFQVNGDKFYILSEEKTNLSGERSFRFLDKNLISKKEFSHWSYFIKENDKVHNEKQKAYHISL from the coding sequence ATGAAAACAAAATTCTTCCTTTTTACATTTTTGATCTTTTCAGGCTTCACATCTATTGCCCAATTCAAGTCAGCCAGGATAGGAATAGATGGTCTTACTTGCTCCATGTGTTCCAACAGCGTTGAAAAGCTTTTACTCCAACTGGATTTTGTAGAGTCTGTAAAAATGGATCTGAACACAAATGAAGCTACTATTAATTTCCGTAAGAAATATAAAACTGACTTTAAAAAAGTTAGTCAAAAAATCTATGATTCAGGATTTTCTGTCAGAGAAATTTCAACTTCCCTTAATTTTGATACTATAAGCCTTGAAGGAAATTCCTTTCAGGTTAACGGAGATAAATTTTACATTTTGAGCGAAGAGAAAACCAACCTTTCAGGTGAAAGATCTTTCCGGTTTCTTGATAAGAATCTGATCAGCAAAAAAGAATTCAGTCATTGGTCTTATTTCATTAAGGAAAATGACAAGGTTCATAATGAAAAACAGAAAGCATACCACATCAGTCTATGA
- a CDS encoding chromate efflux transporter, giving the protein MYFLKLGTIGFGGPVALVGYMHRDLVDKYKWISEDDYREGMALSQLAPGPLAAQMSIYLGYVHYKFIGATLVGLAFVLPSFLMVLALGYAYAEFGGIPAMQAIFYGVGACVIGIITLSSYKLTTKSIGSDKVLWGIFAVLAISTFLLEEENMWLILAAGVLVWFMKAPPKFMMAKSFKMIAPPLLLSFSLFETENNRIWQIILFFTKAGAFVFGSGLAIVPFLYGGTVKEYQWLTEQQFLDAVAVAMITPGPVVITVGFIGYLAAGIWGACAAAAATFLPCYLFTVLPAPYFKKFGKHPAIKAFVDGVTAAAIGAIAGSVLVIGKRTLVDIPTLLIALSTAFVLFKFKKIQEPLIIVAMAGVGLLLKLVFNF; this is encoded by the coding sequence ATGTATTTCCTTAAACTTGGAACCATTGGTTTTGGAGGTCCTGTGGCGTTAGTAGGTTATATGCACCGGGATCTTGTAGACAAATATAAATGGATATCCGAAGATGATTATCGGGAAGGAATGGCTCTGTCTCAGCTTGCTCCTGGGCCATTGGCTGCACAGATGTCTATCTATCTTGGGTATGTGCATTATAAATTTATTGGTGCCACATTAGTTGGGTTAGCTTTTGTATTGCCGTCTTTTCTGATGGTTCTTGCTCTTGGATACGCTTATGCGGAATTTGGTGGAATACCAGCGATGCAGGCAATATTTTATGGAGTTGGAGCATGTGTTATTGGTATTATAACTTTAAGCAGCTATAAACTTACGACAAAAAGCATCGGGAGTGATAAGGTACTTTGGGGAATATTTGCAGTCTTGGCTATTTCTACGTTTTTATTGGAAGAAGAGAATATGTGGCTGATCCTCGCAGCTGGAGTTCTTGTCTGGTTTATGAAAGCTCCTCCTAAATTTATGATGGCTAAAAGTTTTAAGATGATTGCTCCACCGTTATTGTTAAGCTTTTCATTGTTTGAAACTGAGAATAACAGGATATGGCAGATCATCTTATTTTTTACAAAAGCAGGAGCATTCGTATTCGGAAGTGGTTTGGCAATAGTTCCGTTTCTTTATGGAGGAACTGTCAAAGAATATCAATGGCTTACCGAGCAACAGTTTTTGGATGCCGTTGCTGTGGCCATGATTACACCAGGACCTGTAGTAATTACAGTAGGTTTTATCGGATACCTTGCAGCTGGCATATGGGGTGCATGTGCAGCGGCAGCGGCTACTTTTTTGCCATGTTATCTTTTTACTGTTCTTCCTGCTCCTTACTTTAAAAAGTTTGGTAAGCATCCTGCTATCAAGGCATTTGTGGATGGAGTCACTGCAGCAGCCATAGGCGCAATTGCCGGATCTGTTCTTGTAATAGGTAAAAGGACACTCGTTGATATCCCTACATTGCTGATTGCGTTATCCACAGCTTTTGTTTTATTTAAATTCAAAAAAATACAAGAACCCCTCATTATTGTTGCCATGGCAGGGGTCGGTCTTTTATTAAAACTTGTATTTAATTTCTAA
- a CDS encoding Crp/Fnr family transcriptional regulator has translation MKKLLTDFIDSLNKFEEDEMQFIAENTDVRAFQKGTIIQREGSVCDTCYFVLKGCIRQYQLTDGEERTTGFFLEGEPAVLYSSYLEQAPSAYWLVCAEDCVLITGTREQEYKLHRKYPKLKYLVHTLMSQDYSKIEYRMNLLNHHKPEERYRILINTQPELLNRVPLHQIASYIGVTPESFSRIRKRLLENDKSNKGIID, from the coding sequence ATGAAAAAACTACTGACTGATTTTATAGACTCATTAAATAAATTTGAGGAAGATGAAATGCAATTTATTGCAGAAAACACTGATGTCAGAGCTTTTCAAAAAGGAACGATAATACAAAGAGAAGGAAGTGTTTGCGATACTTGTTATTTTGTTTTAAAAGGTTGTATACGTCAATATCAGCTGACTGATGGAGAAGAGAGAACTACAGGGTTTTTTCTTGAGGGTGAACCTGCTGTACTTTACTCCAGCTATCTGGAGCAGGCTCCTTCTGCGTACTGGTTGGTTTGTGCGGAAGATTGTGTATTGATCACCGGCACTCGTGAACAAGAATATAAGTTGCATAGAAAATATCCCAAATTGAAATATCTGGTGCATACTTTAATGTCTCAGGATTATTCGAAAATTGAATATAGAATGAATTTGCTCAATCATCATAAACCTGAAGAAAGATACCGGATTTTAATTAACACGCAACCTGAGCTTTTAAACAGAGTGCCTTTGCATCAAATAGCCAGCTATATCGGTGTTACCCCGGAATCTTTCAGTAGGATCAGAAAACGATTACTGGAAAATGATAAATCCAATAAAGGTATTATTGATTAA
- a CDS encoding response regulator transcription factor — protein MKLLLVNFSDTDLPDLKISQDFLHDSVSSIQQASEKFLLYEYDCLVINIDQIEIESYDWLRQFSENNRNEGLIFLSTNGALEYKLSAFELGVDDYLVLPMHNEEIIARIKSVTRRKKFQSNSKIYIGNVVIDLYARTVFVWDQPLKLTKTEYDILLHLHANKHRVVSKELLAEYLWGDDVDNLESFNILFAHIKNLRKKLLNSKSGVEIKNVYKVGYQIIEL, from the coding sequence ATGAAACTCCTTTTAGTAAATTTTTCAGACACGGATTTACCTGATCTTAAGATCAGTCAGGATTTTTTACACGACAGTGTATCGTCCATTCAGCAAGCGTCTGAAAAGTTTTTGCTTTATGAATATGACTGCCTTGTTATTAACATAGACCAGATTGAAATTGAGTCCTATGACTGGCTAAGACAGTTCTCTGAAAATAACAGAAATGAAGGATTAATATTTTTATCAACCAACGGTGCCCTGGAGTACAAGCTGTCAGCCTTTGAACTGGGGGTAGACGATTACCTGGTACTTCCGATGCACAACGAAGAAATTATTGCCAGGATAAAATCAGTTACACGAAGGAAAAAATTTCAGAGCAATTCAAAGATATATATAGGTAACGTTGTTATTGATCTCTATGCAAGAACTGTATTTGTTTGGGATCAGCCTCTAAAATTAACAAAAACAGAATACGATATTCTGCTTCACCTTCATGCAAACAAACACCGAGTTGTTTCAAAAGAACTTTTAGCAGAATATCTATGGGGGGATGATGTGGATAATCTTGAATCTTTTAATATTCTGTTTGCTCATATTAAGAACTTGAGAAAGAAGCTCCTTAATTCCAAATCAGGAGTGGAAATAAAAAATGTATATAAAGTAGGTTATCAGATCATAGAATTATGA
- a CDS encoding glycohydrolase toxin TNT-related protein (This protein contains a domain related to Tuberculosis Necrotizing Toxin, which is the C-terminal effector domain of outer membrane channel protein CpnT, and which has a lethal NAD+-glycohydrolase activity.) encodes MFKRLFGKKKEDVVSKGAADNSLSKFSSELRDKIESSTLQLLTHDLFMHYSSDNLVENFSNPEWQNQAIYFWRNDEPFEKKSLPPHFNGLQYKIFIINDLPPSVSASGGPAIPWFGMPGGGIKYFFQSNGQQIPLKELVANDNLSYIQLIELTDSTPDIFEDCDNYFFLLNKEIIKFDNGNFIYNEKEIGFSEAAEVGGFRLIKVVR; translated from the coding sequence ATGTTTAAAAGACTATTTGGAAAGAAAAAAGAAGACGTTGTTTCTAAGGGAGCAGCAGACAATTCTCTATCAAAGTTTTCTTCAGAATTAAGGGATAAAATAGAATCGTCAACATTACAATTGTTGACACATGATTTGTTTATGCATTATTCGTCTGACAATTTAGTTGAAAATTTTTCTAATCCTGAATGGCAGAATCAAGCTATTTACTTTTGGAGAAATGATGAACCCTTTGAAAAGAAATCCTTGCCACCTCATTTTAATGGTTTACAATATAAAATTTTTATTATCAATGATCTTCCACCATCTGTATCTGCCTCTGGAGGTCCGGCGATACCATGGTTTGGAATGCCTGGAGGAGGTATCAAATATTTTTTTCAGTCAAATGGGCAACAAATTCCACTAAAGGAACTTGTGGCAAATGACAACCTTAGTTATATACAGTTGATAGAGTTAACAGATTCTACTCCTGATATTTTTGAAGATTGTGACAACTACTTTTTTCTATTGAATAAGGAGATAATTAAATTTGATAATGGTAATTTTATTTATAATGAAAAAGAGATAGGTTTTTCTGAAGCAGCTGAAGTCGGTGGCTTTAGGTTGATAAAAGTAGTCAGATAG
- a CDS encoding nucleoside deaminase: MKTNEDFLKEAIEYAAENVRLNEGKPFAALIVKDGEVISMGTNDVLHTHDPTAHAEIQAIRKASSKINSEFLEGCVIYASGHPCPMCLAAIYISGIRTVYYGSSLEQAAIHGFGVSHIYSEVGKSNEQRQYPLHQLNVADAEKPYFVWKEISSPSEFEP; encoded by the coding sequence ATGAAAACAAATGAAGATTTTTTAAAGGAAGCAATTGAATATGCTGCTGAAAATGTGAGGTTGAATGAAGGGAAACCTTTTGCAGCATTGATAGTAAAGGATGGAGAAGTCATATCTATGGGGACAAATGATGTACTTCACACTCATGACCCAACTGCACATGCAGAGATTCAGGCAATCAGGAAAGCTTCTTCCAAAATAAATTCGGAGTTTCTCGAAGGATGTGTGATATATGCAAGCGGACATCCCTGTCCCATGTGTCTTGCCGCAATCTATATTTCAGGGATAAGAACAGTTTATTATGGCTCCTCTTTGGAGCAAGCAGCAATACATGGTTTTGGTGTCAGTCATATATATTCTGAAGTAGGTAAATCTAATGAGCAAAGACAGTATCCCTTACATCAATTGAATGTGGCAGATGCTGAAAAGCCTTACTTTGTCTGGAAAGAAATTAGTAGTCCTTCTGAATTCGAACCCTGA